The Hevea brasiliensis isolate MT/VB/25A 57/8 chromosome 1, ASM3005281v1, whole genome shotgun sequence DNA segment TCATGGGACCACAAACATCACTGTGAATAAGCTGCAACTTTTCAGTAGCTCTCCATGACTGATTTATAGGAAAAGGCATTCTTGTTTGCTTACCAAACTGACATACACCACAAACTCCAACTTGATCTTGCATAAAAGGTAAATCATGAACTAAACCTTTATTATGCATGTGTTTGAGTGACTGGAAATTTGAGTGACCAAATCTCCTATGCCAAAGTGAGGATTCATCAACAACACCAGAAAATGCATGAGCATCTAACTTATTCCACTTCAAGGAAAAACTTCTATCTTTCATTTTTACTGACATTAATTCAGTTCCAACAGAATCCATTATAGTGCAAGTCATATCTTTAAACAACAATGAATAATGCTTTTCAAGTATTTGACCCACACTTAATAGATTTTGATCTAAACCAGGTACGTACAAAACCTCAGAGATGAGTTTGATACCTGTTGAAGTTCCCACTGCAATTTCACCTCTCCCTCTGACTTCTAGAAATTCTCCACTTCCAATTTTAACTCTAGAACTAAATGATCTGTCAAGCTTCTTGAATAAATCAACTTTTAAGGTCATATGATGTGTGCATCCACTGTCAATAAGCCAAGAATCACTGCTGGTAGTAGCTCCATAACATGTTGCAACAAACAATTTTCCCTCTTCCTGCTCTTGGTTCTCTGCAACTTGTGCTTGTTGTTCCTCTTGAGTTGCTTTTGATTTGCAAACTCTCTCAACATGTCCAAATTTTTTACAAGATCTGCACTGAATGCCAGGTTTATACCAGCAAAACTTTTCTAGATGATTAGTTTTTTTACAATTTGGACATGGAgggtatttattttttctttcccTTGCTTTGATGTTGTCACCCTCCCTTTTGTTTCTTCTATTAGTTGTCTTTTTGCCTCCTGAGTTGAACTGATCTCTACCTTTGTTCTTCATGACAAATGCATTCTCAGTTTGATCTTCTAGTCTCAAAGATCTTCTCTGTTCAGTAGCTTGCAGGGCATTAACTAACTCTGCAAGTGATATTTGAGAAAGATCCTTCGAATCTTCAAGAGAGGAGAATTTTGCTTTAAACCTTTCAGGAAGACTCACAAGAATTTTTTCTACCACCCTTTTATCTGGCAAATCCTCTCTAAGAAGTCTGATTTGATTGATAACTTTTATAACTTTATCAGAATATTCTTTAACATTTTCTGTCTCTTTCATCTTCAAGGCTTCGAATGCCCTTCTCAAATTCAACACCTGCATCTGTCTTGTACTCTCACTCCCTTGAAACTCTTCTCTAAGACTATCCCAAGCTTCTTTTCCAGTTTCACATGCCATAATGCTTGTGAATATTGACTTAGACACAGCTGAGTGTATGTAGGAGAGAGCTTTAAACTTCTTAGCTGATTCTTCAGCATAATGCTTGAGTTGAGTAACTATTGGGTTTGCTCTTAAAGGTGGAGGATCAACTCCCATTTCTACTGCCTCCCATAAATCCAACCCCTTTAACAAAGCCTTCATTCTCACAGCCCATATTTGATCATTTTCACCATTAAAGAATGGAGGTGAAAGAGCTCCAGCATTGCTTGAAGCCATTTAACAcagcatattttttttttttttttttggtgaggTTTCCTTGCTTGTTTTCTCTCAGAACTCACAGTCCCTCAAAGATCATggaaggctctgataccatttgcAGGTTGTTTCAGATAAAGAAGTGGAGAAAAAACTAGTTTCATTCCTTTAATACATATGCATATATAGCATTACAAAAGGTGCATCAGCCATCACATGTTTAATTACTGTTTATATCAGCTTTTCTACCTAAAAAACAGAGAGCCATACTTGGCCATACTTAGCCATACTttcaaaaccaaaaaattaggcAAAGTACATTGATTAAAATGATACAATTTCTGCATAATGTGAcagcaaaaatgtcataactatCATAAGATTTGCTATTACAGGGGTGGGATCAAAATTGGGATCAATCTGTTTGAGATGTAATTCATGGTCAAGCAGCTTATCTTGCAGTTCATCAAATGAAATGATAGTATCTCTGGCATGCATTGCCGTAGCAATGTCACGAAACTCTGAGCCAATTCCACCCAATACATGAATGATGAGATCAACATCATTTACGGGACTGCCACACAAGGAGAGTTCTTCCGCAATGGATTTGACAAGCTGAAGATATTTAGCAACTGGGCGAGAATCACGTTTGGTTCGTGATAGCTTTTCTCGTAAAGAAAGAATTTGTGTAGCCGATTTATTTGCAAAGGCTACCTGAAGTTTGTTCCATGCCTCCGTTGAGGTTTTAGCATCTACAATGGTGTTCAAAACCGAGAAGGAAACCGAAGCAATAATAGCAGCTAGGATTAACTGATCTTGGTATTCCCAAAACTCATAATCTAGATTAGAAATGTGAGTACCATTTTTCTCAATATGAGTAGGAGGAGAAGTGATAGTGCCAGTGACATAACCCATGAGATTGTGTCCTCGAAGAAGTGGAGTGATCTGAGCACGCCATGTAGAGTAATTTTGAGCTGAAAGCTTCAATGGAAGTTGAGTTCCATTGATTACAACAAGAGATTTACCAGAGGTATGGATGATGTTACTAGTACTGGATAAAGCCATAGATTTgcagaaaatagaagaaaaattgATGATTATGgatcaagctctgataccatgaaaAGCTTTTGATAATAGGTGAAAATTTAGAACTGAAAACCTTGCTTTTCTTTTGTTCATTGATGATGTTAATAAATACATAGTACGAGGTTAGTTACAAGATCCTACAAACAAAGTAATACAAATTCAAATATTTGAACTAATAGATATATCAGAtaacatttgaattattatgttTGATCATGTCCGGATTTGAGGCTTGGAGTAGCAGTAGTCTTAACAAGCTCAACTCTATTCAGTTGTAATCTTGGGCACATGTTTtgttttatccactttcattgttATGCTGCATTTTGCCCTTTGGTTATTTGGTTCATGTCCACATCAATGACCTGCACTGCAAGTCTTTAAATTGTAgaattgaaaaagaaatttctaAAGGGGGACCTATACAAAAAGAAAGATTGCTTGTTGATGATTACAAAATACAACAAAAAATGCAAGAAGAAGTATTGGAAAATGCTTTGATTACTGCAGAGATTAATGTCATGTGAAAATATTGTATTAGTCAAGAAGATAGAAACCATTTGttatgttttaaatttaaatattaaacagATTTTTATGCAAGCTATTATGATTTTTTATTGAAACTTTTTTACAAAAATCatcattaaataaaaaataaatatgagattcaagaaaagaaaaagaataatatGTGACAAATTAGACACAAGCTATTTAGTTCacatgtaaaaaataaaaaatataatatcaagtcaGTAAGAGAATAAGAAAAACTTAAATTTCCCCTAcgttcatatatttatatatatattatagattataaatatattttataaatcaattaatctgtatttttaatttattattttaattaattattttttataaaattttatatttaatt contains these protein-coding regions:
- the LOC131183293 gene encoding uncharacterized protein LOC131183293; protein product: MALSSTSNIIHTSGKSLVVINGTQLPLKLSAQNYSTWRAQITPLLRGHNLMGYVTGTITSPPTHIEKNGTHISNLDYEFWEYQDQLILAAIIASVSFSVLNTIVDAKTSTEAWNKLQVAFANKSATQILSLREKLSRTKRDSRPVAKYLQLVKSIAEELSLCGSPVNDVDLIIHVLGGIGSEFRDIATAMHARDTIISFDELQDKLLDHELHLKQIDPNFDPTPVIANLMIVMTFLLSHYAEIVSF